In one Macaca nemestrina isolate mMacNem1 chromosome 2, mMacNem.hap1, whole genome shotgun sequence genomic region, the following are encoded:
- the LOC139362008 gene encoding LOW QUALITY PROTEIN: uncharacterized protein (The sequence of the model RefSeq protein was modified relative to this genomic sequence to represent the inferred CDS: inserted 2 bases in 1 codon), with protein sequence MEAGAEPGGSDAAGGVAPNGLAQAGQSRSRDWEAEPETRRHSRTPASLPSRELRIPKIGQANKLSDSPTSLPESHGRRPRPLRIPRPALSGDLGDGPKAALPMLCRHTSGLNPRVSLIPQILTEGLLGARTVWLSGRQGPCSSRGDRCKTGRLQNLRMGTKQSTGKWLGGCGAAWEGVNSKPLPSVPGQISLEMLPDLSSAQFPHLDSGAEPSPHYLSLLSGLSLGNPPCSGLLPTLHGCQSPRRRMSAIWRLLVAKDDEQAMVAQPACWPRGLLLSCHQPXPDTQDACLTQKHSSVRALRGSASCCCYQKGKPSKHKGQCHTRQPGAQQHKWPPKAFWGPHPHHSDPSTVWFPGLQGPPGDLSASHRQTGPEGVAGPSENVHQAV encoded by the exons ATGGAGGCGGGGGCGGAGCCAGGTGGCAGTGACGCAGCAGGGGGCGTGGCTCCCAACGGCCTCGCCCAGGCTGGGCAGAGTCGGAGCCgggactgggaggcagagccagagACCCGCAGGCACAGCCGAACCCCTGCGAGCTTGCCCAGTAGGGAGCTCAGGATCCCCAAGATTGGACAGGCAAATAAGCTTAGTGACAGTCCCACCAGCCTTCCCGAGAGTCACGGTAGGCGTCCACGGCCCCTGCGGATCCCTAGGCCTGCTCTATCAGGCGACCTTGGGGACGGACCCAAGGCTGCACTTCCAATGCTCTGCAGACACACCTCGGGCTTGAATCCCAGGGTCTCACTGATTCCACAGATATTGACTGAGGGCCTCCTGGGTGCCAGGACTGTGTGGCTCTCAGGGAGGCAAGGTCCTTGTTCCAGTAGGGGTGACAGGTGTAAAACAGGACGACTTCAGAACCTGAGAATGGGGACAAAGCAGAGTACTGGGAAGTGGCTGGGTGGGTGTGGGGCAGCCTGGGAAGGAGTAAACAGCAAACCTTTGCCTTCTGTTCCTGGCCAGATTTCACTGGAGATGCTACCTGATCTCTCTtcagctcagtttcctcacctggacAGTGGAGCTGAACCCAGCCCCCACTATCTGAGCCTGCTCTCTGGGCTGTCTTTAGGGAACCCGCCCTGCTCAGGCCTGCTCCCCACCCTCCATGGCTGTCAGTCCCCCAGGAGAAGAATGTCTGCCATATGGAGGCTGCTGGTAGCAAAGGATGATGAACAAGCCATGGTTGCCCAGCCTGCATGCTGGCCCAG GGGGCTGCTGCTGTCTTGCCATCAACC TCCCGACACCCAGGATGCTTGCCTCACCCAGAAGCACTCCTCTGTCAGGGCTCTGAGGGGTAGCGCTTCGTGCTGCTGTTATCAAAAGGGGAAACCATCGAAGCACAAAGGCCAATGCCACACTAGACAGCCAGGAGCCCAGCAGCACAAGTGGCCCCCTAAGGCATTTTGGGGACCACACCCACACCACTCTGACCCCAGCACAGTCTGGTTCCCAGGGCTTCAGGGTCCTCCTGGAGATCTCTCAGCGTCCCACAGGCAGACGGGACCTGAGGGGGTCGCTGGTCCTTCTGAAAATGTTCACCAGGCAGTATGA
- the LOC139362007 gene encoding mucin-13-like: MKEAVHYQTRDPPGVHNFFPLSTEVSSTFLLLKQAHSIKQKSPFLASAPASLQRKPESFNQVPQHDPLASPSTQSTSSSGSDPETSLAQQAPQHDPVASPSTQSTSSSSGDAEMSQAQQAAQYDPVASPSTQSNSKSGADPETCGSPLPQHDPVTSPSTQSTSSRGGDPETSLDQRAPQQHPVAFSTQSTSSSGGDPEMSLTQQQPSQEASVIQAGLPKALTSALPIRRL, encoded by the coding sequence atgaaagaagccGTCCACTATCAGACCAGAGACCCTCCTGGGGTTCACAACTTTTTTCCTCTATCCACTGAAGTTTCCAGCACCTTTCTCCTGCTGAAGCAGGCTCATAGCATTAAGCAGAAGAGCCCCTTTCTGGCCAGTGCACCTGCCAGCCTACAGAGGAAGCCAGAGAGCTTTAATCAAGTCCCTCAGCACGACCCTTTGGCTTCCCCCTCCACCCAGAGCACCAGCAGCAGTGGTTCAGACCCAGAAACCTCGCTGGCTCAACAAGCCCCGCAGCATGACCCTGTGGCCTCCCCCTCCACCCAGAgcaccagcagcagcagtggaGACGCAGAAATGTCCCAGGCCCAACAAGCTGCCCAGTATGACCCTGTGGCCTCCCCCTCTACCCAGAGCAACAGCAAAAGTGGTGCAGACCCAGAAACCTGTGGCTCACCACTTCCCCAGCATGACCCTGTGACCTCGCCCTCCACCCAGAGCACCAGCAGCCGTGGTGGAGACCCAGAAACATCCCTGGATCAACGAGCCCCCCAGCAACACCCTGTGGCCTTCTCCACCCAGAGCACCAGTAGCAGTGGTGGAGACCCAGAAATGTCCCTGACACAGCAACAACCGTCCCAGGAAGCCAGCGTCATTCAAGCTGGGCTGCCCAAGGCTTTGACTTCAGCCTTGCCAATAAGAAGGCTGTGA